Genomic DNA from Salvia miltiorrhiza cultivar Shanhuang (shh) chromosome 1, IMPLAD_Smil_shh, whole genome shotgun sequence:
AATATTGTGTCACTTCTTTTAATGTTACTCCTAGAAAATTTTGTTGTACCGTATGATAACAATGACGCAATGACGTGTATCCATATTAGAAATGTGGACATACACACTTAACAAATATCGTGATCGCTAGCCATAAAATTCACTATATACAACGTGAAGTAAATTTATTGCATACTTATCTACGTAAGTACACTCCCTCCCCCCAGGGACGGAGTCAGAAATTGAGTTCGGGGGCTGAACttgtacgggggttcggggcctgagaaattttttttgggcattaaagtattttttttattaaaatacgagcataatattaataataacgaacaatatttttatagattatatagtttcaatatatcacaatttttttttgacattccgtatatttaagacattttttattaaaaggcaagcataataataataataacaaacaacatgttcatagattatatattttctatatattacaatataatttttttttagcatttcatacatattagacatttttttattaaaagacaagtataatagtaataataacaaataatatttcatagattatatagtttaaataacaaaattatccttaaattaagtatatatgagagaatataataacctaatactcttttataaaacaaaattattttataataggtataaacatatatctatatatattttaaaactaaaaaaaaaaaaaaaaaccctcaaaatttgggagggggctctagccccccctggctccgtccccccccccccccccccccccccccccccccccccccccccgcttCCGCTTTTGTAGTATATAAGTGAGAAGCAGGTAGCATTGTTCCAAGCGTAAACTAATATGTGAAAGCCTTCTCTCTCAGCTTCCCAAACAGaaacttttaaatattttcataaatatatataaaagatgggAGTGTTAGTTgatgtgtttttgattttggtatatataatatacacaGCAAAGGCAGGTGAAGCCAAGGATTTGAAATGGGAGGTGGAATACAAGCGGTGGTCTCCAGACGGGAAGGAAAGTGTGGTAATAGCCATCAACGGGAAGTTCCCGGGCCCCACAATACGGGCTCGGGCCGGCGACACCATTAATGTTGAGCTCACCAACAAGCTTCCCACTGAGGGGGTTGTCATCCACTGGCATGGAATCACACAGGTCTACCTAGCTACCTCCTAAATTATTATACTATTTTACATAACGATAATGCATGCGACTTTGAatgtgaaataaaaaaattgcagaAAGGGACACCATGGGCGGATGGAACAGCCTCTATTTCGCAGTGTCCCATTAATCCAGGAGAATCATTTGTGTACACCTTCAAAGTCGACAAAGTACGTATCATTATCAATATGGCAAAAACATGTGTACATTCTATAGttatatttgaaattaaatCGGGTGCAGGCGGGCACATTCTTTTACCATGGGCACTACGGTATGCAACGGTCTTCGGGGCTCTACGGGATGTTGATCGTCGACGTGGCGGAGGAACAGACGGAGAAATTCACGTATAACGACGAGTTCCACATTCTGCTCAGTGATTGGTGGCATAAGGGCGCTCATGAACAAGAGGTTGatctctcctccaaacccaTGCGTTGGATTGGAGAGCCACAGGTTATAACTTTTTTTCGAGAGAGAAAATGGTTGATTGCATGTCATGGATAGTAACAAGTGATAATATGTTGGCAGAGCTTGTTAATTAATGGGAGAGGGCAGTTCGATTGCTCATTGGCGGCTACTTCTTCTAGCGAATCGGCAGTCCCATGCGACGATCTAGAAGGCGGTGAACAATACGCTCCTCATATCCTCCACGTCGTTACCGGGAAGACCTACCGCCTTAGGATAGCCAGCTCCACCGCGTTGGCTTCACTCAATTTTTCTATTGGGGTAACATATTCTTCTAcgtctatactatattaaaaagggagtttccaatttgaaatcaatttcaatattgaatgtcaattttatagttataataaaatggaaggtttatgtttaaactatatatatttttccttttattttcattttctttaacttcttatttgttgttacatttctttctaaaattgtgaaattcgattaattatagaatatttaatatgcatatcaaattaaagatcacgataagagctttaatatgatatattttataaaaatatttgatttaaaatgtagattttaaatttgtttaaatattaaagttttataaatttctctctcctctctcatcttttttgaataaatataaaaattaagaatttcccgtgcattgcacgggatgcaaatgcttgTTTAAATATAGACAATAACtttttcttaatatataaacaaataaaaatataattaggtaataaaaaacaattagatgagataaaattacaaaattaaattaaagcatatgAAATTGAAATagatgaaacaaaataaaataacaattgaaaatgagagaCACAAAGTGTAAATCAAGATACTAAAACACTACAAAAAATTCGAATTCTAGCGACATAAATTTCCGTCTCAAAATCCTGCATATTCCGTCTTAAACTTGTAGTTACGACAAAAAAACGTCTGAATGCGAGAAACGCTATAAACGGGATGGCAATTCTTAACCACAAACGGATTTTCTATGGAAGTTTCGTTTCTGACCGAAatagatgaaataaaacaattgaaaatgagagaCACCAAAGTGTAAATCAAGATGTTAAATTAAATCCCCATTTTTAATGTTAGTCCTAAGTTTTTGTTACATGtgtttacatatatatagaatCACAAGCTGACGGTGGTGGAAGCCGACGGCAACTACGTGGAGCCATTCACCGTGGACAACATCGACATCTACTCCGGCGAGAGCTACTCCGTCCTCTTCACCGCCGATCAAGACGCCACCCAAAACTACTGGATTTCCGTGAGCGTGAGAGGGAGAGAGCCCAAGACTCCGCAGGGCCTAACCTTCCTCACCTACCAACCCACATCCGAGAAACAGCTCCCCCCCTCGGCCGCCCCTCCAGTGGCGCCGGCCTGGAACGACTACGTCTCCAGCAAGGCCTTCTCCAACAAGATCCTCGCCGCCGCCGACTCCCCTCCGCCGCCGACCAACTCCGACCGCCGTATCGTGCTGCTGAACACGCAAAACACCATGGACGGGTTCACGAAATGGGCCATCAACGGCATCTCACTGTCCCTGCCCACCACCCCCTACTTGGGCGCCATCAAATACAAACTGATGGACGCCTACGACCACACGCCCCCACCCGATCACTACACCCCCGACGACTACGACATCATGAAGCCGCCCCCGAATCCGAACACGAGATCTGGCAATGGAATCTACGAGCTCGAATTCGAATCCACCGTTGATGTGATCCTGCAAAACGCGAATACAAATTCGGTTGAGGTGAGCGAGATCCACCCTTGGCATTTGCACGGCCATGATTTCTGGGTGCTTGGTTATGGAGAGGGCAAGTTCACGGACAAGGACGCGGCTGGATTTAACCTGAAGAACCCGCCGTTGAGGAACACCGCTGTGATCTTCCCCTATGGGTGGACGGCGCTGCGGTTCAGGGCGGATAATCCGGGCGTGTGGGCGTTTCATTGCCATATTGAGCCGCATTTGCATCTGGGAATGGGGGTTGTGTTTGCAGAAGGTGGTGATCGTCTCGGCAACATTCCTAATGAGGCCCTTACCTGCGGATTGACGGCCAAATATCTCATGAATAAGGAGACTGCTActtaatttcttcttcttgtcgTTGTTGTTCAATTCTACTATATGTACTCATCAGTCCAATCCTTCATCATTCTCATCAGAGCTTACTCTATTCTCCATAAATAAAGATTTAACTATATATTAATTAGATCTCCATCGATTTATTATACACGAGACTAAACTATGATGCACTGATTCTCGATGATTGTGTGTTGTTTAAGATGCATGTCTACTAATCGTGCCGTAATATAACTATGACACAATTTAAGAAATCGATTTCTATTAGAATTTTTGTTTTAATGAGAAATGATAAGAGATAAAGCTAGCTAGTCTCTCATATAACAAAGATAAATGAGCTAAAATATGTCATGAACAACTGGGATGGCtacctattttttcttttcccaaTTTAATGTATTGTTCCTACAATTTTGTAATATATTGTATGATTTTACTTTCTAGTTATCGGTGCTTTTATTTAATAGTATTactttcttttataaaaaaaatacttattttatcattttggttcatacaaaaaaatatatccattctatatatatttttatttttagtacaTATACTCCATTAATTATATCGTTTACCTCTTATTTaccaatatttttattattggaCTAGATACTCAAGTAAATTAATCGATTTAAAACTACAATAAAAATGGGACCCTTCTTCCACCCACACAATACATGCACTTAATTATGATCCTTAATATTAACTCTTACATAtcaatattgttattattggaCCATCACTCaatcaaattaatcaatttaaaattacgtacaataaaaattaatgaGACTCTTATATATTCTACTTAACACTCAATCGATTTATTTAAACTTGTGTCATTATGaaagagatattttttttatggacgaagggagtataaggTTAGCTTGTCGACTAGTATAGTGTAACGTGGAGTGCAAAATAGACTTGCTTGTTAagtataattgtagtatatttttaaaggGAAAATATTTTCTTACATAACATGTACATACATAATACCCTAAAAAATTAATTCTGTTATTAAATATTTACGATCGTGGCTGATTTGGCCCTTTCATATATTATCGGTTATTTATTAAAAGTGAcaagtgttaggtccggagggtctcgaataggtgtatgggggggggaatacacctataggctatttttaatctatctactaacctcaatcagaggaatctcagtcagagatagaaaagaaactttacaagcaaaccagacacctgtttaaccgaaattagttttgaccaacagggttgacgactgatactgaaagctcttcagtaaagagttatcagttaagttacaagaacttaactgatctacgtaagggcttcagtcgtgtttgcaaagatagaggtgatatctctcttccttacttatcagaggatagttcagtcagattgatatcacacgcagcggaaattaaacttagtttcgaatagcctcggtggagcagatagttagattaaggtttctctagcagttagtcagtgttcagttttatcaatagaaatagcacagttaagaatgtaaaactgaaagctgtaaataacacagagacttttacgtggttcggaaaaactctttcctacatccacggctggttgatcagaccaacaatccactccgcaagtgcttgcctggtgcactgcaaaccgtgaactgaagataaactctcttcaacacctacacacctcgcgtaggatttctccacctacacacctcgcgtaggatttcagcacctacacaactcgcataggatttccctgctaagcacacctcgtgctcagacttctctctcagagttcagagtaccttcctgaatctccgagtcactcaaacactcttatgggggagaggtttaaacgagtgccaactatacttacaaagaacaagttctttgaagcaagtttgacctttggcttctgggtatatagaatatatgcctagggtctaagagaatgtatgtaatcagcagtgactgattttggctttggaattctcttcttcgattcaagctttgagcgtttaagctttaggctgagtagctatttcggcagagcttcagcttatgtcgttgaatcggtgaagattgaagtgatcctcgagcgctatttgtaggagaactcttggatagatctgttggcgtaaatcgtcttcaagatttcttccgttggagagcaattcaaatttgggctgaggcttcaatcttcgaggttccttgtctgtgtggaaacggctctctttgagtgacaggagatgtgacatctctgaaaagtaaccaccagatagaaatgacctctgcagagataagatattgagatatctctgcatttaatgcggctgtactttgagcgtacgtggcttcctctgaacgttggaagatcagttcTAGGAGGAATGTTCCAACTGATactgactttagtatcagtctatggcgcgcattaaataatcagtcttcaactgattcttcaactgatacttcagttggtaactccagtcttcagtcttcagtcttcattcttcagtcttcagtcttcagtcttcgataccgcaactaaactagaaacgaactctaacacttgagttcaaaacgattctagtctattacatttaggtcctatgaattttggtatcatcaaaacaagggttaggatattccacaaggttcccaacaacacctatgggctatttttcttagttaaaacgaaactttaaatacaaactaactcaacctgtttactgaaaagagttttgtcaaaatagagttgacgactgatattgaatactcttcagtaaggagttattagttaagttaaagactttaactgatacacgtaaggcttcagtcgagtttgatatacagagagatgttatgaatcttactgactatcagaagatagatcagttagactaataacacacgcagtggaaaacttttatttcgaaatagcctgtgaagttaaacacgttgtcagcagttaagtttctctttgcaattaatcagtttttagtttatgaaggtaagagcacaagtaagaaggtaagtactgaaagctgtaaataacacaaagatttttacgtggttcggaaaacgcttcctacatccacggttggttgatcagaccaacaacttcactgggcaagtgcttacgggtgcactgcaaaccaatgCGTGTGCTTACGAGTGCACAGCAAACTTggacgtgtgcttgcgggtgcacacaaatcgagacgactgaagatcctatcttcagtaccaacacactgggttggatttctcactactaacgcacactgggcactaagatctcacggagacagaacactggtctaaactccttttcgacacaaacactcaattcggttggttgaagagaggtttgaaaacttgccaactaaaccacaaagaacaagttctttgcagtcagttttacctaggctttggatatacaatatttgcctaagttctaagagaatgtatggaatcagcagtgactgatttttggctttgtgattcttttcttcgattcaaactttggagaggcttgattttgctgagtaacgaattcggcaacGTTTcaacttatgttgttgaatcggtaaagattgaagtgatcctcgagcgctatttataggagacgtcttgaatagatccgttgacggagatggtcttcaagatttcttccattagacagtaatttgaacttgggctgaggcttcaatcttcgaggttccttgtttggtgagaacggctactttgaagagcagaaAATGCGACATCTCTAAAAAGGtgatcaccaaaaaggaatggcctctgcagagaaaggacgatcctgaaatctctgcatttaatacggctgtacttctggggtgcgtggcttcctttgaacgttggaggttcagtccaagaaagaatgtttaactgatacttgactttagtatcagtccgctgaatccacgtggcgcgcattaagtaatcagttgaaattgatccttcgactgaaaagtcaaatatcaatatttgactttgccttaatcgttacatcagtcggcatctttagtcttcagtcttcagtgcttcgttcttcagtcttcagtcttcagaacagcagctaaactagaaaaagaactctaacacttgagttcgaacagttctagtctattacaagtgaaacctattgattgtagtatcatcaaaattaagattaggatatttcattaagttcccaacaatttccccctttttgatgatgccaaaaccacacaataGTTCTAAGCAGGAAAAAGACCTGAACTCAAAGTACAAGTTAATAAACAGGGTGAATaatattcccccttaacaatagaacctaaaacttgcACTCTGAaggaagaacacaacagttcgaGAAAACTGAACGAAGACGAAACTGAAagacattaatcagagcctggacaaaaagttattgtcttcaggttgagatcaaaaagaagttattttaatttaatataactgttgagaaatcagttgaggtacagagcaaaACATATAAGGGAGTAAAAACAACGAAGAAAAACAcatggaaacccatggactctaGCTGTCTGCTcgtctgcgccttgaacttctttgaTATTCagcttcatgttcctaagcttgttcatttcacacttattttccattgacttgaggtcttacTGCAATGTCATCCTGAagcttctggtgatccttttgctttaccatcttcagtctttcgagaagatgcGGAGAACCaactttgagaaggtttttctctgacttctactttcctcctttttggcaacataataaagagagctgatgatggaagctatgatcagatggtacccaactcctagtctcagaaacTCGTGAGAGAATTTGAGAAGaggatgagtccagagatgcagaagaggaagacgccagtggggaGGGAGAGgagaagggagacggagaagtgaaggaggCTGAGAGATGGAGAAGTGAATCGTGAAGGAAATGAGagtatgcatagcattttgAAGATATTCATGTAATGCGGCTATATCGAACATTTTGAAGAGAGAGCCCACCGTGGATGACTTGAAGGTCATGCAGCTGCTGCATGCAGTGTCCATGGGAGCCGGCGTGCTGCCGGTCGCCGCCGCTGCGGAGGGGGAACTCACCTACATGCGGGCTCACTTTGAGAGGGTTGTCGGCTCCAGAGACTCCGAGACGTATTATATGATGAATCCCGATGGGAATAGTGGGCCCGAGCTCAGTATCTTCTTTGTTAGAGTTTGAACATTAgggttattattaaaaaatagccCCAATTTTTATCTCAGGATGATTGTTTACCTggaatataatttataaaaaatatatataaatatagctAGAACTTATTTATGTTCGTTGTTCAATTTATAATTCGAGTTAAAATTTGGTAAGTTAAGGAATGGCGTGGCCCGTCGAAAGCCGACTTGCAATTCCAAAAGAAATTtacatcaattttttatttccaCGTCAATTCTCAAACGTCACCGTTTCACTTGAGggtttcaaattttaatttgatgtgAAATCTGACATTTGAGAGGTTGTGTGGAGATAGaaatttaatgtaatttttttccAAGTACCAAGTCAATTTACGGTGAGTCACATCACCCTCTATTGGTTAAAAGTTATAAacttaacaataaaaataaatttaaactatatttataatttttgtagATTTGGGCTAAAAATTTACCATGAGATCAAAATTCAGGCCACTTTTTAATAATTACTCTTAAAATTGtgagtatatatatagctaAATTTGAATAAAGCATTTTGATTCGTTTGTACGAGTACGAACTCGCACATATATATCGAAATGAACTTCAACCTTCACTCATATCATATTTCCTAATTAAGCttcaatatttttgaaaaatctaTCAAAGTACGAGTAAGTATCACATtaatttcacaagataaataagtttaagtacaaaataattatcaaacactcaattatttacaaaattgacatttaagaacattaaaaacatAGAAAATGAGTGTGATCAATTTCAAGTCTGaacttttatttcaaaaaaaaatgttatgaccTTATGTTTACTTTTGTAAATATCAAACTTGGggataaatataattattagcGATAACGGAACTCAACTCAATTGGTAAGACACTTTCCCTACAACCAATAAGTTGGttggagggggaggggggttgTATTACAGCCGGAAGAAAATAGGGACATATATTTATCAtcttttaaaaagaaaaaaggaagagGCAATGAAATGCAACTCAATTGGTAAGTGATAGGGATGACAATGGGCCGAATCTGGATTGAATCCTATaatcagatccagatccattttatttttatagatccAGATCCGCCCCAAATTCAACGGGTCTAAAAATTTGTGATctagatccgcgggtccacggatCTAGATCCTTGGGTCTACTgttgtattaatttttaatatttatttatattttatatatttatatttaatatttatatttatgtataatatttatattgtgTAAAGTATTAGTAATCTGCATTGATTTTTAAAGTATTAGTATTgtgtattaatttttaatatttatatttatgttttacttcctccgtccactaattcaaggcctacatgaaaaaacacgggttttaagaaaaatagtatttttattagttgagtggagaaagggtcccacaaaatatattgtttattggttgagtggagaaaggggcccacaaagtgtattgtttattagttgattggagaaaaaatgtattgtttattggaacccaccaattaaaatatgaataaaacttactaaaaatggataggccttgagttggtggacggaccaaaaaggaaagtaggccttgaattagtggacggcaGGAGTATATTATTagaaaagtaaatataaaataaaaataatatatattaaaaaacggGTTCACAGGTCGGATCTGAATCTAAAAATTCAAGATTCAGATCCATTTTacaaattgagatccagatctgACCCAAATTCAACGGGTCCAAAAATTTAAGATCCAAATTCTGTAAAACGGATTGGAATCCATGAATTTGGACCGAATTCAATATCCATTGTCATTCCTGGTAAGTGCTTCATCTTCaactattaaataaaaagattCAAGTCATCATGGGGAAATGGAAAACTATTAATCTTTTCAAAGaaagcaacaaaaaaaaaaaatagttaatgcAAGTAAAATATCCACTCAATAATTGGGACAGATGATTAATAGTTCTGATCCATTGTTAGAATCTCGATCTCTGGCCCTAATTACAATTTTTCCAAAGTTGTCCTCTTACCTATTTACATAGGCTGATTGAATTTAcacaagaaataaaaaaatcaataaaaatgtacaaataatttttttaatatgttcTTATTAATTGTTTAATGATAAAGTTACTCcaagaattaaataaaaatatattaaatgaataaaaaacattattttttatgaaaataagcttatatatatatttgaaacatccaaaaaaacaaaataaatctaCATAATTGAGATGGAGGAAGTACTTATTCCCTAATACTTATTCATATTAGGAATAAGTGTAAATATTTTGGAAATAATTGTAATTTCgacctaattaattaattaactcaaACTAATGAATAGTTGAATTTCTACGTAACTAACAAACTTTCACGCGACCAGCATTTTGTGGGAGAGGGCTTTTGAGAAGCAACTCCTacctcaaatttaaatttataaatacgTACATGCAAGCATGTGATGGGGAATTGGTATCACAAATTAAATTGAACTCAACGACTAGCTAAATATATATCAGAAATTAAGCTTAATCAATGGCACAAGGGATGATGATGAGCGTCGCGGCGGTGTTAGTGGTGGCGCTGGTGGTTGTAGTGCAAGTGCTGGGCACGGCGGCGGAGGGAGTGGAGGCGGCCGACAACGTGGGGAAGTGCCTTGTGGAATGCAGCGAGAAAGTGGTGTTCTGCGCTGCCAAGTGTAGAATTGGTGGCGGCAAGGCTTCATGCTATGAGGACTGTGGGAATGGCGACGTCAAATGTGTTGATTCATGCATGGCCTCTAAGACTAACAACTTCCATATCAATGCTTGATCATCATAGGGCTATATATCAGTCATAAATAAACATGTAACTAATTAAATCGTATCTCGATTTATTTGTATAtgcatgaataaatatatagttGGGGTAACTCTATGATATATGTCTGCTGAATATTTTTCTCTTATGCATTCAATGATATTTGCTGCCGGTCAAGGAATTGGCCTCACTGCCACAGTTGTTGATTGCGTCCGTCCCACGAAATGAGTCGTATTCCTTTTTAAGCCGTTCCACGAAATTTGTTACATTTTTTtgtatgataattttttttcctttattcacaTATTCACTTTTTTACCTACTGTACTTAATACACTATATACTACTCCctacgtcccactccaataggctcactttgggcacggagattaagaaaacttactttttattAGGAGAGTGGTAGTAAattggtgtggtccacaccaattaagtacaactttttactcaaaaaggaaaatgagtctattgaagtgggacaacccaaaaaggaaaatgagcctattggaatgggacggagggagtagtactttcttaaatctcgtgcccaaaagaaacgacTCATGTTTCACGGAGAGAGTAGTATTGCACTATTGTGTTTGGCATAATTAATTCGATACGAGACATGGGTTTGGAAATTGAACTAAAGAGATTGAACtagcattaattaattttatgtgATCGTGCTAAAAGCAATAAATCCAAGATTGACAGAAGAAGCAAAATAAGACACTCATGAAAAAAgaacaattaattaaacaagTAACAACCCCT
This window encodes:
- the LOC131017062 gene encoding L-ascorbate oxidase-like, translating into MGVLVDVFLILVYIIYTAKAGEAKDLKWEVEYKRWSPDGKESVVIAINGKFPGPTIRARAGDTINVELTNKLPTEGVVIHWHGITQKGTPWADGTASISQCPINPGESFVYTFKVDKAGTFFYHGHYGMQRSSGLYGMLIVDVAEEQTEKFTYNDEFHILLSDWWHKGAHEQEVDLSSKPMRWIGEPQSLLINGRGQFDCSLAATSSSESAVPCDDLEGGEQYAPHILHVVTGKTYRLRIASSTALASLNFSIGNHKLTVVEADGNYVEPFTVDNIDIYSGESYSVLFTADQDATQNYWISVSVRGREPKTPQGLTFLTYQPTSEKQLPPSAAPPVAPAWNDYVSSKAFSNKILAAADSPPPPTNSDRRIVLLNTQNTMDGFTKWAINGISLSLPTTPYLGAIKYKLMDAYDHTPPPDHYTPDDYDIMKPPPNPNTRSGNGIYELEFESTVDVILQNANTNSVEVSEIHPWHLHGHDFWVLGYGEGKFTDKDAAGFNLKNPPLRNTAVIFPYGWTALRFRADNPGVWAFHCHIEPHLHLGMGVVFAEGGDRLGNIPNEALTCGLTAKYLMNKETAT